GTCGATACCGGATACAGAAAGCCCGCATTGCGATGCGGGCTTTTTTATGGGCGCAGCAAAAGTGCATCAGTTTTCACCACTGCAAGGTGATCCGGCTTTCGAACTCCCGTAAATCACCCGTCACCGGGTCAATGAAGCGCAAGCCCTGCGCGAGCAGCTTCAACGGATTGGCGTAGTCGTCCTCGACATCTTTCAGCACAGTCGGATAAAAAGGATCGTTGCAGATACTCGCGCCAAGCGCGGTCATGTGCACACGCAGTTGATGCTTTTTGCCGGTCACCGGAAACAGGCCATAGCGCCACAGATCGCCGTTTTTCTCACGCACCTCGACTGCCGTTTCGGTATTGCTGGCACCCGGTCCTTCCTGCATACGGAAAAATGGCTCGCCATCGACCAAGCGGCTCTTGTGCACCAGCGGGAAATTCAGCCCGGGCAGCGCCGGGGCAATCGCTTCGTAGCGCTTGTCGATCTGGCGTGTCGGAAACAGGGACTGATAAGCCGAACGGGTTTGCGGATTGGCCGAGAAAATCACCAGCCCTGCGGTGTGCCGATCAATTCTGTGCAGTGGCACCAGATGCGGATTGTCCAGCCGACGGATCAGCCGCCGCAGCAGGGTCTGTTCGACATATTCCCCGGCCGGCGTCACCGGCAGAAAATGAGGTTTGTCCGCCACCACCAGATGTTCATCGGCGTAGAGAATCGACTCGACCACCGGGATCGGTTTTTCGTCCGGTACTTCCCGGAAGTAATGAATCCGCAAGCCTTCCTTATAGGGCAAGTCCAGCGCAATTGGCTGGCCCTGGGCATCCAGCACCCGCCCCCGGGCGATCCGGTCGAGCCACTGCTCGCGCCCGACCGCACTGAAGTGCTCGCACAGGCAATCGAGGACCGTCGACCAAGGACCGGGGGGCAAGTACAACGTGCTGGCCTGATTGTGCGCAGCGGAAAATACGGGACTGGACATACGAAACAAGAATCCTCAATGCAGGCCGGCATTATCCAACACCAAGGCAAAGCCACCTAGCGCAGTTTCTTCAAGCCGGAATCGACTTGAGCGCCGCCGCTTCGGTGAACTCCTTCAGCCAGCGCAACACATCGACCGCTTCCCAACGCCCCGGGTCGTACAACGCGTACAACAGGCCCTGATAACCGACCACATCCAGTTGCTTGTGATAACCGGCGCGCTGGAACAGGGCTTCGATCTCGGCAAAGCAGGTATTGAAATGCAGCTTGTTGAACGGCGTCTTGCCTTCCGTGACCAGCCCGTCCAGGCGCAATTCGAGGACGGCCTCGCGCACCACGTCGACCGACATCCGGTTGACGCTGCTCTTCAACTGTTCGACATTGACCACGGTTCATCCCTCTGACTCGATTGCTGTATGGACATACAGTAACCGAAGAAGCCAGCGAGTGCCAACGCAAGGATGGGTTGCTGCGACCAGCGGAATGAAGAAGCCAAATCTGCGTCAGCTTAAAAACGCCACGATATCGTCTGCACTGAACGGCCAGTCCAGTTCCGCGCCAGTATCGACCCGCCGCAGTACCGGAATGCGCAAGCTGTACTTTTCGAGCCGCGATTCGTCTTCGGCAATGTCCATCAGTTCAACCAGCAGACCATGCTCGACCAAGGGCATCAGCTCGGCTTCGGCGACTTCACACAGATGACACCCGAGGGTGCCGAACAGCTGACATTCAGGAGGCATGGCGGCGTTACCGGAAAACAAGTGAGCCCATTCTAGGACGGCCCCGAATCCTCGTCGACCCACCGCCGCCCAAAGGAGGCAACGCTGCTGGCGCAAAATCCTGACGCAAATCATTCGGCGCAATTTGCAATTGCATCATCCTCGCGGACTTTTTGCCTCTACGCTTCAGAGGCCAACGCCCTGACAGCGGAGTGTCCCGTGTTTGCAAATCTGTTGATCATTCTCGCCTCGTCCCTGGTGGTGATCGCCCTGTTCCGCCGCCTGCGACTGCCGCCGGTGCTGGGTTACCTGTGCGTGGGATTACTGGTCGGGCCGAACGCGTTCGACTGGGTCAACGAGAGCGAACATCTGCCGGATGTCGCTGAGCTGGGCGTGGTGTTTCTGCTGTTCTCGCTGGGCCTGGAGTTTTCCCTGTCGAAGATGATTGCGCTGCGCCAAGTGGTGTTTCGCCTGGGCAGTCAGCAAGTGCTGATCAGTACAGCGCTGCTCGGCACACTTTTGATGGGGCTGGGCATGCCGCTGATGCCAGCGCTGTTGCTCGGTGCCGGTTTATCGCTTTCATCCACGGCGATTGTGACCAAGGAGCTGGGCAGTCTCGGTGAGGTATTCAGCAGCCACGGTCAGAACGCGGTCGGCGTGCTGCTGTTTCAGGACGTCGTCGCGGTGTTGCTGCTGACGCTGGTGCCCGTGTTCGCCGGCGCCAGCGCGCAGGCCTGGTACTGGGCCTTGCCGTTGACCCTGGGCAAAACCGTGGTGCTGTTCTTCGGCCTGCTGCTCGCCAGTCGCTGGTTATTGCCACGGCTGTTTCATGAGGTGGCGGCCTCGCGCTCTGCGGAGCTGTTCGTCCTGCTGGCACTGGTGATCGTGCTGCTCACCGCCTGGCTCACGCACCTGTTGGGTCTGTCACCCGCCCTCGGCGCGTTTCTCGCGGGCATGTTGCTTGGTGAAAGCCACTACAGGCACCAGATCGAAGCTGACATCCGGCCATTCCGCGACATCCTGCTCGGGGTGTTTTTCGTCAGCATCGGCATGCTGATCGACCTGCAACTGTTCGTCAGCCACAGCCTGTTGATCATCGCCCTGACCCTTGGCCTGATGCTGATCAAGGGCATCGTGGTGGCGCTGCTGGTGAAGTGGCGTGGCAGTGACAGCGAAACCGCGTGGCGCAGCGGCCTGGCGCTGGCCCAGGGCGGCGAGTTCTGTTTTGCGCTGATGGCGCAGATGCAGCAGAACAGCCTGCTACCGGCCGAACCGGGTGCCCTGCTGCTCGCGGCGACCTTCTGCTCGATGCTGCTCACGCCACTGCTTCTGCGCGCGGCGCCGCGGATTGCCGCCGCGCTGCATCACAAGCCCAATCAGGAAGCGCAGATCGAACAGATCAGCGCGCTCAATGCCGATCTCGACCAGCACGTGGTGATCTGCGGCTACGGCCGCGTCGGCCAGTCCATCGGTCGTTTCATGGGCAACGCGGGACAATCCTATGTCGCGCTGGACAACGACCCGGTGCGGGTACAGGAAGCCGCGTCCGCAGAAAGCGACGTGCATTACGGCGACTCGGCGCGTGGCGACCTGCTTGTTGCGGTGGGCCTGTTACGCGCCAGGCTGCTGGTGATTGCCGTCGATCAAAGTGATGTGGCGTTGCGCATACTTCGCGAAGCCCGCCGACTCAACCAACAGGTGCCGATTCTGGTGCGCACCCGCGACGACAGCCAATCCGCCGAGCTGAGAGCCGCCGGCGCCACCGAGGTGGTGCCGGAGCTTCTGGAGTCGAGCCTGATGCTCGCTTCACACGCGCTGATCATGCTTGGCCTGCCCGCGCATAAAGTGCAGGAGAAAGTCGATCAGGTGCGCATTGATCGCTATCGCCTGCTCCATGGTTTCTATCCCGGAGCCAACGATGAGGAAATCTAGTCCTGACTCACCGCGCCGATCTTGTGCAGTGACAGGTCGGCGCCGTAATACTCTTGTTCCTGACTCAGGCGCAGCCCATGCAATGCCTTGATCGCGCCATAAACGACAAAGCCGCCAACCAGCGCCACCGCGACGCCGAGCGCGGTGCCGATCATCTGGCTGATCAGGCTGACCCCGCCGAGGCCACCCAGCGCAGTCTGGCCGAAGATGCCGCAGGCAATCCCGCCCCAGACGCCACACAGGCCGTGCAACGGCCACACACCCAAGACATCATCGATACGCCATTTGACTTGCGCAGCGGTAAAGCACCAGACAAACAAGGCCCCGGCAATCGCCCCCGTCACCAGCGCACCGACCGGATGCATCAGGTCGGATCCGGCGCAAATCGCCACCAGACCGGCCAACGGCCCGTTGTGCAGAAAGCCCGGGTCATTGCGCCCGACGATCAACGCCGCAACAGTACCGCCGACCATGGCCATCAGCGAGTTGACCGCGACCAGGCCACTGACACCTTGCAGGGTCTGCGCGCTCATCACGTTGAAGCCGAACCAGCCGACAATCAGGATCCACGAACCCAATGCCAGAAACGGAATGCTCGACGGCGCAAACGCGACCAGGCGCCCATCGCGATAACGACCATTACGAGGTCCGAGCAGCAAAACAGCGGCCAATGCCAGCCAACCGCCCATGGCATGCACCACCACCGAACCGGCGAAATCGTGGAACGCCGCGCCAAACTGCGCCGCCAGCCAGCCTTGCAAGCCGAAGTTGCTGTTCCAGATCAATCCCTCGAAGAACGGATAGATAAACGCCACGATCAGCGCCGTCGCACACAACTGCGGGACGAAACGCGCGCGCTCGGCAATGCCGCCGGAAATGATCGCCGGGATCGCGGCAGCGAACGTCAGCAGGAAGAAAAACTTTACCAGTCCATAGCCATGGTCGGCCGTAAGCACTGCAGCCGGTTGCATGAAGGTGACGCCATAGGAGATCCAATAGCCTATAAAGAAATAGGCCAGGGTCGAAACGGCGAAGTCGCTGAGGATTTTCGCCAGTGCGTTGACCTGGTTTTTCTGCCGGACCGTGCCGACTTCGAGAAAGGCGAAACCGGCGTGCATCGCCAGTACCATGACCGCGCCGATCAGAATGAACAACGTATTGGAGCCGTGAACCAGCGTGTCCACAGCGCTTTGCAGATTTTCCATGGAAGGCAGACCTGAAGGCTAAAAAGGCACCAAAGCGGTTCATGGACGAACTTCATGCACCAAGTTGCGACCAGACAGTCATCCGACCGCAGGGTCGATGAACTGATTTGGCGCACAGGTCGATGTCCGATAACGAACCGCGAGCAAATGAATTAGAGTTTTTCTGCTGGACGCCCGGCAACAGCGCACTCACACCTGGCGACGCACCACGACACAGCAAAAGTTGTACCAGCCATTTGCACTGAACCTTCACGCAAGGCTCATACTCGAAAGCTTCAACGCCACCTACGGAGATCCACCAATGGCCAGCATCAAGGCAAAGACTGCTCAAGAAATCCTGATGAACGACTTCCAGACCCTGGTCGCCGACACCGAACGCTTGCTCGAGCACACCAAGACCCTCGCTGGAGACCAGGCCGATGAGCTGCGCGCACAGATCCACGACAGCCTGTTGCGCGCCCGGGAAACTCTGAAAGTGACTGAAGACACGCTGCGCGAGCGCGGCCAGGCGGCGGTCACCGCTACTGAAGATTATGTGTCGGCCAACCCATGGCAGTCGGTGGGCATCGCTGCCGGTGTCGGTTTCCTGATCGGCCTGCTGGCCACTCGGCGCTGATCATGTCG
This genomic interval from Pseudomonas koreensis contains the following:
- a CDS encoding pseudouridine synthase, translated to MSSPVFSAAHNQASTLYLPPGPWSTVLDCLCEHFSAVGREQWLDRIARGRVLDAQGQPIALDLPYKEGLRIHYFREVPDEKPIPVVESILYADEHLVVADKPHFLPVTPAGEYVEQTLLRRLIRRLDNPHLVPLHRIDRHTAGLVIFSANPQTRSAYQSLFPTRQIDKRYEAIAPALPGLNFPLVHKSRLVDGEPFFRMQEGPGASNTETAVEVREKNGDLWRYGLFPVTGKKHQLRVHMTALGASICNDPFYPTVLKDVEDDYANPLKLLAQGLRFIDPVTGDLREFESRITLQW
- a CDS encoding glutaredoxin family protein; translated protein: MPPECQLFGTLGCHLCEVAEAELMPLVEHGLLVELMDIAEDESRLEKYSLRIPVLRRVDTGAELDWPFSADDIVAFLS
- a CDS encoding DUF883 family protein — protein: MASIKAKTAQEILMNDFQTLVADTERLLEHTKTLAGDQADELRAQIHDSLLRARETLKVTEDTLRERGQAAVTATEDYVSANPWQSVGIAAGVGFLIGLLATRR
- a CDS encoding ammonium transporter, whose amino-acid sequence is MENLQSAVDTLVHGSNTLFILIGAVMVLAMHAGFAFLEVGTVRQKNQVNALAKILSDFAVSTLAYFFIGYWISYGVTFMQPAAVLTADHGYGLVKFFFLLTFAAAIPAIISGGIAERARFVPQLCATALIVAFIYPFFEGLIWNSNFGLQGWLAAQFGAAFHDFAGSVVVHAMGGWLALAAVLLLGPRNGRYRDGRLVAFAPSSIPFLALGSWILIVGWFGFNVMSAQTLQGVSGLVAVNSLMAMVGGTVAALIVGRNDPGFLHNGPLAGLVAICAGSDLMHPVGALVTGAIAGALFVWCFTAAQVKWRIDDVLGVWPLHGLCGVWGGIACGIFGQTALGGLGGVSLISQMIGTALGVAVALVGGFVVYGAIKALHGLRLSQEQEYYGADLSLHKIGAVSQD
- a CDS encoding cation:proton antiporter, with the protein product MFANLLIILASSLVVIALFRRLRLPPVLGYLCVGLLVGPNAFDWVNESEHLPDVAELGVVFLLFSLGLEFSLSKMIALRQVVFRLGSQQVLISTALLGTLLMGLGMPLMPALLLGAGLSLSSTAIVTKELGSLGEVFSSHGQNAVGVLLFQDVVAVLLLTLVPVFAGASAQAWYWALPLTLGKTVVLFFGLLLASRWLLPRLFHEVAASRSAELFVLLALVIVLLTAWLTHLLGLSPALGAFLAGMLLGESHYRHQIEADIRPFRDILLGVFFVSIGMLIDLQLFVSHSLLIIALTLGLMLIKGIVVALLVKWRGSDSETAWRSGLALAQGGEFCFALMAQMQQNSLLPAEPGALLLAATFCSMLLTPLLLRAAPRIAAALHHKPNQEAQIEQISALNADLDQHVVICGYGRVGQSIGRFMGNAGQSYVALDNDPVRVQEAASAESDVHYGDSARGDLLVAVGLLRARLLVIAVDQSDVALRILREARRLNQQVPILVRTRDDSQSAELRAAGATEVVPELLESSLMLASHALIMLGLPAHKVQEKVDQVRIDRYRLLHGFYPGANDEEI